A genome region from Pseudanabaena sp. Chao 1811 includes the following:
- a CDS encoding pentapeptide repeat-containing protein, which produces MKLAERKIELDAKKSKKDIEIAESRFITERFSKAVEQLVTNNNITVVMSGIYTLSKIASDSPEYHFLVMKVLASFIRGKPLEYAPQDSSNSQGYPKVRLTIQEAITAIGQRNYRYDVSGETLDLSRSLFVRANLVNANFRGINLREANFGNTNLEGVDFSGADLEGAIFYGSDLRNAILKDTKLKGAKYCSETRFPSNFDPDIEGMEKQ; this is translated from the coding sequence TTGAAGCTTGCAGAAAGAAAAATTGAATTAGATGCAAAAAAATCTAAAAAAGATATCGAAATAGCAGAATCACGCTTTATTACTGAACGGTTTTCTAAAGCTGTTGAACAGTTAGTAACAAACAATAATATAACTGTTGTAATGTCGGGTATCTATACCTTGTCAAAAATCGCGAGTGATTCTCCTGAATATCATTTTCTAGTAATGAAAGTTTTAGCGTCCTTCATTAGGGGAAAACCTCTTGAATACGCTCCACAGGACTCTAGCAATTCGCAGGGTTATCCAAAAGTTCGTCTTACTATTCAAGAGGCAATAACTGCAATCGGTCAACGCAATTATAGATATGATGTAAGTGGTGAAACTTTAGACCTTAGCAGGAGCTTATTTGTAAGAGCTAATTTAGTTAATGCAAATTTCAGGGGTATAAATCTAAGGGAAGCTAATTTTGGCAACACAAATCTTGAGGGTGTGGATTTTAGTGGAGCAGATTTAGAGGGAGCTATTTTCTATGGATCAGATCTGAGGAATGCCATTTTGAAAGACACTAAATTGAAGGGCGCTAAATATTGCAGTGAGACAAGGTTTCCATCTAACTTTGATCCAGATATAGAAGGAATGGAAAAGCAATAA